Proteins from a genomic interval of Microbacterium abyssi:
- a CDS encoding O-methyltransferase: protein MSENDANARYIREAIVEPAPIARARTHALELGVASVSPAVGAQLAVLAAATNARSIVEIGTGAGVSGLWLLRGAPGAVLTSIDNEPEHLVAARRSFGEAKIPGTKARFITGRAADVLPRMNEASYDIVLVDADPENVIEYVEHGLRLARSGGIVAVPRVLAGGRTADPVQRDAVTSAYRSLVQETQESPAVLAAISTAGEGLLQLVSLSTD from the coding sequence ATGAGCGAGAACGACGCGAACGCACGCTATATCCGCGAGGCGATCGTGGAGCCCGCGCCGATCGCGCGCGCTCGCACGCACGCGCTCGAACTGGGCGTCGCCTCCGTGAGCCCCGCCGTCGGCGCGCAGCTCGCGGTCCTCGCCGCAGCCACGAATGCCCGCTCCATCGTCGAGATCGGCACCGGCGCAGGCGTATCCGGCCTGTGGCTGCTGCGCGGAGCGCCGGGCGCCGTGCTCACCTCGATCGACAACGAGCCGGAGCACCTGGTCGCCGCACGCCGCAGCTTCGGCGAGGCGAAGATCCCCGGCACCAAGGCCCGCTTCATCACCGGCCGCGCCGCCGACGTGCTGCCGCGCATGAATGAGGCCTCCTACGACATCGTGCTCGTCGACGCCGATCCGGAGAACGTGATCGAGTACGTCGAGCACGGACTGCGCCTGGCACGCAGCGGCGGCATCGTCGCAGTGCCGCGTGTCCTCGCCGGCGGCAGGACCGCCGACCCGGTGCAGCGGGACGCCGTCACCAGCGCCTACCGTTCGCTCGTGCAGGAGACCCAGGAGTCCCCCGCTGTTCTCGCGGCGATCTCCACGGCCGGCGAGGGACTGCTGCAGCTGGTCAGCCTCAGCACAGACTGA
- a CDS encoding DUF3117 domain-containing protein, whose amino-acid sequence MAAMKPRTGDGPMEAVKEGRLIIVRVPLEGGGRLVVSVNDEEAKELHDVLAGVVS is encoded by the coding sequence ATGGCAGCGATGAAGCCGAGGACCGGAGACGGACCCATGGAGGCCGTGAAAGAGGGACGACTCATCATCGTGCGCGTTCCGCTCGAGGGCGGCGGCCGTCTGGTCGTCTCTGTCAACGATGAAGAGGCGAAGGAACTGCACGATGTCCTTGCGGGCGTCGTGAGCTGA
- a CDS encoding Sec-independent protein translocase TatB: MDFGLTIEKLFLIGVIAAFIIGPERLPKAAETFARFVRRVGEYLRDTRSRMRDEIGPEIDEVDWRKLDPRQYDPRRIIRDALLEDGPAATATATATATAAPAAAAAAPEAVSTPRPPRTRPDFTRDAPPPYDVEAT; this comes from the coding sequence ATGGATTTCGGCCTCACCATCGAGAAGCTCTTTCTCATCGGGGTGATCGCTGCGTTCATCATCGGTCCGGAGCGTCTGCCGAAGGCCGCCGAGACGTTCGCGAGGTTCGTCCGCAGGGTCGGCGAGTACCTTCGCGACACGCGTTCTCGGATGCGCGACGAGATCGGTCCCGAGATCGACGAGGTCGACTGGCGAAAGCTCGATCCTCGTCAGTACGATCCTCGCCGCATCATCCGCGACGCCCTGCTCGAGGACGGTCCTGCGGCGACGGCTACCGCAACTGCGACGGCCACCGCGGCCCCGGCCGCCGCGGCGGCGGCCCCAGAAGCCGTCTCGACACCTCGGCCTCCGAGGACGCGTCCGGACTTCACGCGCGACGCCCCGCCGCCGTACGACGTCGAGGCGACCTGA
- a CDS encoding Mrp/NBP35 family ATP-binding protein, translated as MTLTERVRAAVGAVSDPELRRPIAELDMLRDISVDGDRASVGIALTIVGCPAADRIESDVRHAAASVDGIADVTVDVGVMTPAERKALTEKLRDGRPARQMPFGPDSLTRVILVSSGKGGVGKSTITANLAVALAAEGLAVGLVDADVHGFSIPGLLGIPAGTQPTRIDDLMLPPVAHGVKTISIGMFLRDGEAVVAWRGPMLHRTVQQFLTDVFFGDLDVLLIDMPPGTGDIAISIGQLLPHAEVLVVTTPQSAASDVAIRSGLVARQTGQHVIGVVENMAAFTLPDGTTVDLFGSGGGAEVAAALSEGDEEVPLLASVPLSPALRAGGDAGLPIVLSDPDDAAARTVRALAEGLSQRGRSLSGRSLPIAVTRRSASES; from the coding sequence ATGACGCTGACAGAGCGCGTCCGCGCGGCGGTCGGCGCGGTGTCCGATCCGGAGCTGCGTCGGCCGATCGCCGAGCTCGACATGCTCCGTGACATCAGCGTCGACGGCGATCGAGCGTCGGTCGGCATCGCGCTGACGATCGTCGGATGCCCCGCCGCGGATCGCATCGAATCGGACGTGCGTCATGCCGCGGCATCCGTCGACGGAATCGCGGACGTGACGGTCGACGTCGGCGTGATGACCCCCGCCGAGCGGAAGGCGCTGACCGAGAAACTCCGCGATGGGCGCCCTGCGCGTCAGATGCCGTTCGGTCCGGATTCGCTGACCCGGGTCATCCTCGTCTCCAGCGGCAAGGGCGGGGTCGGCAAATCGACGATCACCGCGAATCTCGCGGTGGCGCTGGCCGCGGAGGGCCTGGCGGTCGGACTCGTGGATGCCGACGTGCACGGCTTCTCGATCCCGGGGCTGCTCGGAATCCCGGCCGGAACTCAGCCGACGCGCATCGACGATCTCATGCTCCCTCCGGTCGCGCACGGCGTGAAGACCATCTCGATCGGCATGTTCCTGCGCGACGGCGAGGCGGTCGTCGCCTGGCGCGGTCCGATGCTGCACCGCACGGTGCAGCAGTTCCTCACCGACGTGTTCTTCGGCGACCTGGACGTGCTGCTCATCGACATGCCTCCCGGCACCGGCGACATCGCGATCTCGATCGGGCAGCTCCTGCCCCACGCCGAGGTGCTCGTCGTCACCACGCCGCAGTCCGCGGCATCCGACGTGGCGATCCGCAGCGGCCTGGTCGCCCGCCAGACCGGTCAGCACGTGATCGGCGTCGTCGAGAACATGGCCGCATTCACCCTTCCGGACGGAACCACCGTCGATCTGTTCGGATCCGGCGGCGGCGCGGAGGTGGCCGCCGCGCTGTCCGAGGGCGACGAAGAGGTTCCGCTTCTGGCCTCGGTCCCGCTGAGCCCCGCGCTGCGCGCGGGAGGGGATGCCGGCCTCCCGATCGTCCTGAGCGACCCCGACGATGCCGCGGCGCGCACCGTCCGCGCGCTCGCGGAAGGGCTGTCGCAGCGCGGCAGGAGCCTGTCCGGAAGGTCTCTGCCGATCGCTGTCACCAGGCGGTCCGCATCGGAGTCGTGA
- the dapD gene encoding 2,3,4,5-tetrahydropyridine-2,6-dicarboxylate N-succinyltransferase has product MSNARTVWGIGLTTIAGNGTVLDAWYPHVGTGSVMEAEIGELEMHAGPDERRGVRIETVQLQIDLDAAPASTADAYLRLHALSHLLVRPNELNLDGIFAHLPNVAWTNAGPMHPDDAARLQPQMRRHSIQVQGLDKFPRLTDYVQPAGVRIADAARVRLGAHLSPGTTVMHEGFVNFNAGTLGASMVEGRISQGVVVGEGSDIGGGASIMGTLSGGGTVRVSIGARTLLGANSGLGIALGDDCILEAGVYVTAGSKVVLVDGPDTAEGGKRIVKAAELSGRDGLRFWRNSVTGAIEAKQRDGAGVTLNEALHA; this is encoded by the coding sequence ATGAGCAACGCGCGCACCGTGTGGGGAATCGGCCTGACCACGATCGCCGGCAACGGCACAGTCCTGGACGCCTGGTATCCCCATGTGGGAACCGGCTCCGTAATGGAGGCCGAGATCGGCGAGCTCGAGATGCACGCAGGACCCGACGAGCGACGGGGCGTCCGCATCGAGACCGTGCAGCTGCAGATCGACCTGGACGCCGCCCCGGCATCCACCGCAGACGCGTATCTGCGTCTGCACGCCCTGTCGCACCTGCTGGTGCGCCCCAACGAGCTGAACCTCGACGGCATCTTCGCCCATCTGCCCAACGTCGCCTGGACGAACGCCGGCCCCATGCATCCCGACGATGCCGCGCGCCTGCAGCCGCAGATGCGCCGCCACAGCATCCAGGTGCAGGGACTCGACAAGTTCCCGCGACTCACCGACTACGTCCAGCCCGCCGGCGTGCGGATCGCGGATGCCGCGCGCGTGCGCCTGGGCGCCCACCTCTCCCCCGGCACCACCGTGATGCACGAGGGCTTCGTGAACTTCAACGCAGGCACGCTCGGCGCCTCGATGGTGGAAGGTCGCATCTCCCAGGGCGTCGTCGTCGGCGAGGGCAGCGACATCGGCGGCGGGGCATCCATCATGGGCACCCTCTCCGGCGGGGGCACCGTGCGCGTCTCGATCGGCGCCCGCACGCTCCTGGGTGCGAACTCCGGTCTCGGCATCGCGCTCGGAGACGATTGCATCCTCGAAGCCGGCGTGTACGTCACGGCGGGCTCCAAGGTCGTCCTCGTCGACGGGCCGGACACCGCAGAAGGCGGCAAGCGCATCGTCAAGGCCGCAGAACTCAGCGGGCGGGACGGCCTGCGATTCTGGCGCAACTCGGTCACGGGTGCGATCGAGGCCAAGCAGCGCGACGGCGCAGGAGTGACCCTCAACGAGGCGCTGCACGCCTGA
- a CDS encoding DUF1003 domain-containing protein, producing the protein MAKSDRSGLDAPLGRGATRQRPASRDRFGRFTEWVARAMGTPTFLAILTLFCALWMVYTVVAEQNGWWRFDSAALGFTALTLILSLQASYAAPLILLAQNRQDDRDRVQIEQDRQRSERNLADTEYLAREIVALRMALEERNSQAVTRDVLRQELRALLADLEDEHDGDAPADTRTGPVSTRPRRTRP; encoded by the coding sequence ATGGCGAAGAGCGACCGCTCCGGCCTCGACGCCCCGCTCGGCCGCGGGGCAACACGACAGCGACCGGCGTCGCGCGACCGGTTCGGACGGTTCACCGAGTGGGTCGCGCGCGCAATGGGCACGCCGACGTTCCTGGCGATCCTGACCCTGTTCTGCGCGCTGTGGATGGTCTACACCGTCGTTGCCGAGCAGAACGGCTGGTGGCGATTCGACTCCGCCGCCCTCGGATTCACGGCGCTGACGCTCATCCTCTCGCTGCAGGCGTCGTACGCCGCCCCGCTCATCCTGCTCGCGCAGAACCGACAGGACGACCGCGACCGGGTGCAGATCGAGCAGGACCGTCAGCGCTCCGAGCGCAACCTCGCCGACACCGAGTACCTCGCCCGTGAGATCGTCGCGCTTCGCATGGCGCTCGAGGAGCGCAATTCCCAGGCCGTGACGCGCGACGTGCTTCGCCAGGAACTGCGCGCGCTGCTCGCAGACCTCGAGGACGAGCACGACGGCGACGCTCCAGCCGACACGCGCACCGGCCCCGTCTCGACCAGGCCGCGTCGCACGCGACCATGA
- a CDS encoding DEAD/DEAH box helicase encodes MPTFLELGVPARLADVLASDGKTEAFAIQRDTLPDSLAGRDLLGRGRTGSGKTIAFALPLVARLSNAQKRTRAQHPRGLVLAPTRELATQIAATVAPLAEAAGLRVTTVFGGVSQRPQEQALRSGVDIVVACPGRLEDLMKQKLVSLDSVEVAVLDEADHMADLGFLPGVTRILAATPAGGQRLLFSATLDRGIDSLAKRFLSNPVSHEVDEASVPVGEMTHRVLVTTGTEHKTGLVRDLASGTGRRILFTRTKHQAKKLAKQLTASGIPAVDLHGNLSQNARERNLSAFSADPADGGVRVLVATDVAARGVHVDNVDLVVHVDPPMEHKAYLHRSGRTARAGAAGTVVTVVLPEQRRDVKDLLRKAQITAELEAVNAGIVDELVGERAAHVKPAPVQPQQRQQPKKPRQPQQGGAPAAGSPARRRRRPQGHGGQGQPAAQGQRTGDGQRSAQQRPGLQVGQRVDARRSRRAQGGGSQGR; translated from the coding sequence ATGCCTACCTTCCTCGAACTCGGCGTGCCCGCACGCCTCGCTGACGTCCTCGCCTCCGACGGCAAGACCGAGGCCTTCGCCATTCAGCGCGACACCCTCCCCGACTCGCTCGCGGGGCGCGACCTGCTCGGCCGCGGCCGCACCGGCAGCGGCAAGACCATCGCCTTCGCGCTGCCGCTGGTCGCGCGTCTGAGCAACGCGCAGAAGCGCACCCGCGCACAGCACCCCCGTGGTCTCGTGCTCGCGCCGACCCGTGAGCTCGCCACGCAGATCGCGGCCACCGTCGCCCCGCTCGCAGAGGCCGCGGGCCTGCGTGTCACGACCGTTTTCGGCGGTGTCAGCCAGCGCCCGCAGGAGCAGGCGCTGCGCAGCGGCGTCGACATCGTGGTGGCCTGCCCCGGCCGTCTCGAAGACCTCATGAAGCAGAAGCTCGTCTCGCTCGACTCCGTCGAGGTGGCCGTCCTCGACGAGGCCGACCACATGGCAGACCTCGGCTTCCTGCCCGGTGTCACCCGCATCCTCGCCGCGACCCCGGCCGGCGGTCAGCGCCTGCTGTTCAGCGCGACCCTCGACCGCGGCATCGACTCGCTCGCCAAGCGCTTCCTGTCGAACCCCGTCAGCCACGAGGTCGACGAAGCCAGCGTCCCGGTCGGCGAGATGACCCACCGAGTGCTCGTGACCACCGGGACCGAGCACAAGACCGGTCTGGTCCGCGACCTCGCCTCGGGCACCGGCCGCCGCATCCTGTTCACCCGCACCAAGCACCAGGCGAAGAAGCTCGCCAAGCAGCTCACCGCCTCCGGCATCCCCGCCGTCGACCTGCACGGCAACCTGTCGCAGAACGCGCGCGAGCGCAACCTCAGCGCGTTCTCGGCCGATCCCGCCGACGGCGGCGTCCGCGTGCTCGTCGCGACCGACGTCGCCGCGCGCGGCGTGCACGTCGACAACGTCGACCTCGTCGTCCACGTCGACCCGCCCATGGAGCACAAGGCCTACCTGCACCGCTCCGGCCGCACCGCGCGTGCCGGCGCTGCCGGCACCGTCGTCACGGTCGTGCTGCCCGAGCAGCGCCGCGATGTGAAGGATCTGCTCCGCAAGGCGCAGATCACCGCCGAACTCGAAGCCGTGAACGCCGGCATCGTCGACGAGCTCGTCGGCGAGCGCGCTGCGCATGTGAAGCCCGCCCCCGTGCAGCCGCAGCAGCGTCAGCAGCCGAAGAAGCCGCGTCAGCCCCAGCAGGGCGGCGCCCCGGCAGCCGGTTCGCCGGCACGTCGTCGCCGTCGCCCCCAGGGCCACGGCGGCCAGGGCCAGCCCGCCGCCCAGGGACAGCGCACCGGTGACGGTCAGCGCTCCGCCCAGCAGCGCCCCGGCCTGCAGGTCGGTCAGCGTGTGGACGCGCGGCGCTCACGCCGCGCGCAGGGCGGCGGCTCACAGGGACGCTGA
- a CDS encoding ATP-binding cassette domain-containing protein, with protein MIVAEQLTKSFGPKRAVSDVSFTVSPGKVTGFLGPNGAGKSTTMRMIVGLDRPTAGRVTIQGRDYRTLRSPLTEVGVLLDAKAVHTGRTAVNHLRAMAATHGIRRSRVDEVIDITGLASVAGKRAGGFSLGMGQRLGIAAALLGDPHTLILDEPVNGLDPEGVMWVRRFVRHAASEGRTVLLSSHLMSEMSLTADHLIVLGRGKVLADAPLADIVSQWTSAAVRVRSPHARELADLVAGDTVSVTHLGDDLLDVTGADAATVGELAAARGLTLHELTPSTGTLEDAYLRLTGDDVEYKTKEI; from the coding sequence ATGATCGTTGCAGAACAACTCACGAAGAGCTTCGGCCCCAAGCGGGCCGTCTCGGATGTCAGCTTCACCGTCAGCCCGGGTAAGGTCACCGGGTTCCTCGGGCCGAACGGCGCCGGAAAGTCCACGACGATGCGCATGATCGTCGGTCTCGATCGTCCGACAGCCGGGCGCGTCACCATCCAGGGCCGCGACTACCGCACCCTGCGCTCGCCCCTCACCGAGGTCGGCGTGCTCCTGGACGCCAAGGCCGTGCACACCGGCCGCACCGCGGTGAACCACCTGCGCGCGATGGCGGCGACCCACGGCATCCGCCGCTCCCGCGTCGATGAGGTGATCGACATCACCGGCCTCGCCAGCGTCGCGGGCAAGCGCGCGGGCGGGTTCTCGCTCGGCATGGGGCAACGCCTCGGCATCGCGGCGGCACTGCTCGGCGACCCGCACACTCTCATCCTCGACGAACCCGTCAACGGCCTCGACCCCGAGGGCGTCATGTGGGTGCGCAGGTTCGTACGGCACGCGGCGTCCGAAGGCAGGACGGTGCTGCTGTCCAGTCACCTGATGAGCGAGATGTCGCTCACCGCGGACCACCTCATCGTGCTCGGCCGCGGCAAGGTGCTCGCGGACGCTCCGCTCGCCGACATCGTGTCGCAGTGGACGAGCGCGGCCGTGAGGGTCCGCTCCCCGCACGCCAGGGAACTCGCCGATCTCGTCGCCGGTGACACGGTCTCCGTGACCCACCTCGGCGACGACCTGCTGGATGTCACCGGCGCCGACGCGGCCACGGTCGGCGAGCTCGCCGCCGCGCGTGGACTCACGCTGCACGAGCTGACACCGTCGACCGGAACCCTCGAAGACGCCTACCTCCGCCTCACGGGCGACGACGTCGAGTACAAGACCAAGGAGATCTGA
- the dapE gene encoding succinyl-diaminopimelate desuccinylase, giving the protein MLLDPTASSVDLTRAICDIPSVSGGEAVLADAIQAAVAPLEHLEVIRHGNTVVARTNLGRTQRVVIAGHIDTVPINENLPTRMVELDGEPHLWGRGTVDMKGGVAVQLKLAAELIAPAVDITWMWYDNEEVAASLNGLNLLSADRPDLFAADFAILGEPSGGQVEGGCNGTLRAIVRTNGVRAHSARAWIGENAIHRAAPILARLAEYRAKEVQVDGLAYRESMSAVRITGGVAGNVIPDLCEVEVNYRFAPSKTAADAAAHLRGVLDGFEVEITDAADGARPGLDAPIAQQFVAAVGAVPKPKYGWTDVARFSALGIPAVNYGPGDPHLAHHDEERVPLAQIEAVEQGLRAWLTAQ; this is encoded by the coding sequence ATGCTGCTCGACCCGACCGCGTCATCCGTCGATCTCACTCGCGCGATCTGCGACATCCCCAGCGTGTCAGGCGGAGAGGCCGTACTCGCCGACGCGATCCAGGCCGCCGTCGCTCCGCTGGAGCACCTCGAGGTCATCCGGCACGGCAACACCGTCGTGGCCCGGACGAACCTCGGCCGCACGCAACGTGTCGTGATCGCCGGGCACATCGACACCGTCCCGATCAACGAGAACCTTCCCACGCGGATGGTCGAGCTCGACGGCGAACCGCACCTCTGGGGGCGCGGCACCGTCGACATGAAGGGCGGCGTGGCGGTGCAGTTGAAGCTCGCCGCGGAGCTCATCGCGCCCGCGGTCGACATCACCTGGATGTGGTACGACAACGAAGAGGTCGCCGCGTCGCTGAACGGCCTGAACCTGCTCTCCGCCGACCGTCCCGACCTGTTCGCCGCCGACTTCGCCATCCTCGGCGAACCGTCGGGCGGACAGGTCGAAGGCGGATGCAACGGCACGCTGCGCGCGATCGTCCGCACCAACGGGGTGCGCGCCCACAGCGCCAGAGCGTGGATCGGCGAGAACGCGATCCACCGGGCGGCGCCGATCCTGGCGCGCCTGGCCGAGTACCGGGCCAAGGAAGTCCAGGTGGACGGCCTCGCCTATCGCGAGAGCATGAGCGCGGTGCGCATCACCGGCGGTGTCGCGGGCAACGTCATCCCCGACCTCTGCGAGGTCGAGGTCAACTACCGCTTCGCGCCGAGCAAGACCGCAGCCGACGCCGCGGCGCATCTGCGCGGCGTCCTCGACGGATTCGAGGTGGAGATCACGGATGCCGCGGACGGCGCGCGGCCAGGTCTCGACGCACCGATCGCACAGCAGTTCGTCGCCGCGGTCGGCGCCGTGCCGAAGCCGAAGTACGGCTGGACGGATGTGGCACGGTTCAGCGCCCTCGGCATCCCCGCCGTGAACTACGGCCCCGGCGACCCGCACCTGGCACACCACGACGAGGAGCGCGTCCCGCTCGCGCAGATCGAGGCGGTCGAGCAGGGCCTGCGGGCGTGGCTCACGGCGCAGTGA
- a CDS encoding ABC transporter permease: MSALTDAPVIPAPKTAASSTHLSFPRLVRAEWIKFTTLRSTWWSIGLVAVISVGLSLLQATAIGSFSEGPVPTTAAEVNSTAVMVIVFATVLTQLLAVIIGTIMVTGEYSTGMIRSTLTAEPRRLGSLLAKGLVVGATMFAFSLIVFAVAALVTGPILPAGGVDLSDPQTSVMPLLGAALYLALIAMMGVGIGFIVRNGPGALAVGIGVVFVAPVLVLFFPATPDFEWVQTLAAYLPSNAGQSLFMGQPLSGTVLETGPALITIIAWAVAAIAIGGGVLKARDA, encoded by the coding sequence ATGAGCGCTCTCACCGACGCCCCCGTCATCCCCGCGCCGAAGACGGCCGCCTCCAGCACCCACCTGAGCTTCCCGCGCCTCGTGCGCGCGGAGTGGATCAAGTTCACGACGCTGCGCTCCACGTGGTGGTCGATCGGGCTCGTCGCCGTCATCTCGGTCGGGCTCAGCCTGCTGCAGGCCACCGCGATCGGCAGTTTCTCCGAGGGCCCCGTCCCGACCACCGCGGCCGAGGTGAACAGCACCGCCGTCATGGTGATCGTCTTCGCGACCGTGCTCACCCAGCTCCTCGCCGTGATCATCGGCACGATCATGGTCACCGGCGAGTACTCGACGGGCATGATCCGCTCGACCCTTACCGCAGAGCCGCGCCGGCTCGGCTCGCTCCTCGCGAAGGGGCTGGTGGTCGGGGCGACGATGTTCGCGTTCAGCCTCATCGTCTTCGCGGTCGCAGCGCTCGTCACCGGCCCCATCCTGCCGGCCGGTGGAGTGGACCTGTCCGACCCGCAGACCTCGGTGATGCCCCTGCTGGGAGCCGCCCTCTACCTCGCGCTGATCGCCATGATGGGCGTCGGGATCGGGTTCATCGTCCGCAACGGCCCGGGAGCGCTCGCGGTCGGCATCGGCGTCGTGTTCGTCGCACCGGTACTCGTGCTGTTCTTCCCGGCGACCCCCGACTTCGAGTGGGTGCAGACGCTGGCAGCCTACCTGCCGTCGAACGCCGGGCAGTCGCTCTTCATGGGACAGCCGCTCAGCGGCACCGTGCTCGAGACGGGGCCCGCGCTGATCACCATCATCGCCTGGGCGGTCGCCGCCATCGCGATCGGCGGCGGGGTCCTCAAGGCGCGCGACGCGTAG